One segment of Papaver somniferum cultivar HN1 unplaced genomic scaffold, ASM357369v1 unplaced-scaffold_81, whole genome shotgun sequence DNA contains the following:
- the LOC113345399 gene encoding nuclear transport factor 2B-like: MDPVLVATEFVAQYNNTYDNNPTGLFNFYVPGSTLTVDGQRVDGDQSIVDRLSGFQPCSHNTLSVDCLLADPENPDEPLIVMVFGDFVMTGTERKYTQTFHLYPQPEGGYFYT, encoded by the exons ATGGATCCAGTTTTAGTAGCTACAGAGTTCGTTGCGCAGTACAACAATACGTATGATAACAATCCAACTGGACTCTTTAATTTCTACGTTCCAGGCTCAACTCTCACAGTAGATGGTCAGCGTGTCGATGGTGATCAGTCCATTGTTGATCGGCTAAGCGGATTCCAGCCTTGCAGTCACAACACTTTAAGTGTTGATTGTCTGCTTGCTGATCCAGAAAACCCTGACGAACCTCTCATCGTGATGGTCTTTGGTGATTTTGTGATGACGGGGACTGAACGTAAATACACTCAG ACTTTCCATTTGTATCCCCAACCGGAAGGAGGTTACTTTTATACTTAA
- the LOC113345269 gene encoding EP1-like glycoprotein 2 has protein sequence MAPPISPHFLLLLLIVLCSSTVLVQSVVPKDKTFNFINQGKFDDGTAEDNWYANGYRYVGLSSYPFRLYFYTIGLRRANKLVLGISGGDPSGQFMAWVWMANRNDPVGENSTLTFGSDGNLVLANFDGRIVWQTNTADKGVTGISMQPSGNLVLHDRKGRFVWQSFDYPSDGILAGQSLKHSRTKRLVSRANFWESRDGEESIVIGKKGFIMYLNKSGNPLYGYAGWEADGLHSVTFDSVQQDEPAIVTYFVTLGFANIKQAANTTSPPSQPPPVVDQATRYKRRLPGPPPAPETPTPEFKVALPQIRPLQRRIILARVYFGDTRFMGVKADLKYSFLRLDPDGNLRIYTLFAYPNNHTWWTETYAFFLDTVEECLFPSKCCSFGLSKCSALSLRWCSNCNGCPPAMQSGCMIKT, from the coding sequence ATGGCTCCTCCAATTTCTCCGCATTTCCTTCTTCTATTACTCATTGTCCTTTGCTCTAGTACTGTTCTAGTTCAATCCGTTGTTCCTAAAGATAAAACTTTCAATTTCATAAACCAAGGTAAGTTTGATGATGGTACTGCTGAAGATAATTGGTACGCTAATGGTTACCGCTATGTAGGCCTATCTTCATACCCCTTCAGACTATATTTCTATACCATTGGTTTACGGCGTGCTAACAAACTTGTTCTTGGCATAAGCGGCGGCGATCCCTCCGGACAGTTTATGGCGTGGGTTTGGATGGCTAACCGAAACGACCCTGTTGGTGAAAATTCTACTCTCACTTTTGGAAGTGATGGTAATTTAGTCCTCGCTAATTTCGATGGTCGTATAGTTTGGCAAACTAATACAGCCGACAAAGGTGTTACCGGCATTTCCATGCAGCCTAGCGGGAATTTAGTACTTCATGATCGTAAGGGGAGATTTGTCTGGCAGAGTTTTGATTATCCAAGTGATGGCATTTTAGCTGGTCAATCACTCAAGCACAGCCGTACCAAGAGACTCGTTAGTCGTGCAAACTTTTGGGAGAGCCGGGACGGAGAGGAGAGTATTGTGATTGGAAAAAAGGGGTTCATAATGTATCTTAATAAATCTGGCAATCCTCTTTACGGATATGCAGGTTGGGAAGCTGACGGTCTTCATAGTGTAACATTTGATTCGGTTCAACAAGATGAACCTGCTATTGTTACTTATTTTGTAACCTTGGGTTTTGCAAACATAAAACAAGCTGCAAACACTACCTCTCCACCTTCCCAACCACCACCAGTTGTGGATCAGGctacaagatataaaagaaggcTACCAGGTCCTCCTCCTGCACCGGAGACTCCGACTCCAGAGTTCAAGGTGGCTCTTCCTCAGATCCGACCACTACAGCGGAGGATCATACTTGCCAGAGTTTATTTTGGAGACACTAGATTTATGGGAGTGAAAGCAGATCTTAAATATTCCTTTCTTAGGCTAGAtccggatggaaacctaaggatTTACACCTTGTTTGCCTATCCAAACAATCATACGTGGTGGACCGAAACATATGCATTTTTCTTAGATACTGTGGAAGAGTGTTTATTTCCATCAAAATGTTGCTCATTCGGATTATCAAAATGCAGTGCATTATCTCTTCGGTGGTGCTCGAATTGTAACGGTTGCCCTCCTGCTATGCAATCAGGTTGTATGATCAAGACATGA